From the genome of Bos javanicus breed banteng chromosome 23, ARS-OSU_banteng_1.0, whole genome shotgun sequence:
CTGAATCACCGAATAATGCAGTTTAATTAAATAGGTGTTTACCTATCTGTTTTTAGGGTGACAGCGTGTCATAGAGCAATAGGTAACCATGTGCTCCTCTACAGTTTACAGTCTCTACGAAGCTTGGATTGTGTCAAAAATTCTGTTCAATAGAAATTCTGTCTGAGATAGTGCAGGATGTAAGATGCCTTCTCCCACACACATTCCTTTATAAACAAAATTGGAATCAAGAGACCAAAGAAGGTAGAATTGGAAGATGGAAGAACCATGTGAGTAAGGTTAGAACCAAATTTCTTGGGTTTACAAAAGTGAATGTAGAAAATTTGAGCAGTCCGTCTGTGCCCTCAAAATATCCTTTTATAGTCTTATCTGTCtgtatctgtattttatttatttattattcctattttttatttattgactgtgtTACTTATTTTGTgagttcttagttccccaaccaggaattgaacttgtgcCTTCAGCAgggagtcctaaacactggacacCAGGAATTCTGTATCTCTAAATAGTTGTAAGTATTGGCACCCACCATGGTTTCAGATTCAGTGGCACACCTAGGAACTTAGAAAGTGAGGAACATAGTAATTCTTGTCTATTAGCCTCCAAACATACTTCAGCAATTGCTATTTAAtaactttcacttagcatagctTGGTGACAGGTAAGGAAAGCAAGACAAATTTTTGAGGAATTCTTTATATTTCACTGGAATTACATCATATTATATCACATTACAGTCTGTGAAAATAAGTATAGaaatcaaagaacaaaataaatgatagGGAAAGttttgaaactcaatattcatgACCAAAAATTGAGGGGAAGATAACATGCTAAAAGCTAAAAATGTATTCCTGAGATGTTTTTCAAACTGACTATACTTTTACCAATATTTTACAGTAATCTTTGACAGGTTGTCAGTTGACTTATAATGCATCTTTGCAGTCAGAGTTCACAAAACTCTAGATAAATCATTGGTTACTTTACCTCTGTTAACTAGAACTAACagcaatatttgttttaattacttGCCTCCCTgcttagagaaaaagaaatcacgaCATACTGATTAAAAATGTCCTTTCACTCATGTGTGAGTTAGTATTTACTTTTCCATTTGTGCCCATGATCCTAAATTCAAATCTGTAAAGTATAATGGCATAATAATTTTATTGTTCACATTATAATATGTTACCTTGCAGGAAACACACAGATAAACTGGTCCAAGCACTTTCCAGCTATACAATGTATGAGTAACTGAGGCAAATTTCTGTACCTGATTTTATTTAAGAGCACAAACGTGACAGATCATTTGTATCAACCAATATCTGCCAAACAAATTCAACTTTCAGATTCCATGCATAGTGTACATATGTTCAAATTTCCCTTGTATTACCTAGGAATGCACTGATTAACACAACTTACTgggctttttcatttattttttctttatactatTCCTTCTGTTTCATAGGCTTCTCAGGtaggactagtggtaaagaaccacctgctaatgcaggagacataagagatgtgagttcagtccctgaatcTGGAAGACCCcgtgaaggaggaaatggcaacccactccagtattcttgcttggagaatcccatggacaaaggagcctaataAGGTACAGTccaagggtctcaaagagtcagacacaactgaagcaacttagcacacacgcactctGTTTTACAAAGAGTAAACAATTTGAGAAGCAGTATAAAtttgctatggagaaggcaatggcaccccagtccagtacttttgcctggaaaatcccgtggatggaggaacctagtaggctctCCAATTTCTCATTACCTATTTATTTATGCCTCCGAAGAGTTCTTCAGATATCTTCAAGTCAGAGCCTCCTTCACATCACCCTCCTCAAGGCCCCTTTTACTTCCTTGTTCCTCAAAGTATATAGATCAGCGGATTTAGCACAGGAGTGACCACACTGTACATAATGGCAATGATCTGATCCTGATCCACGGAGCTACTTGAGGCTGGATGAATGTAAACAAAAACACCAGGGACGAAGAAAAGAACAACTACCAAGGAGTGGGAGGCACAAGTAGACAGTGCTTTATGAAGCATGCTGCAAGAATGGGTCTTGAAGAAAAGATAGATAATAATACAGAAATAGGACAGGAATGTTAGAAAAAATGAGCCCATGGCAGTGGTGCCTGTGACAGTATTGAGCAGCCACACATTGAGCTTAACGGTCCCACAGGCCAACTCCAGCAACGGCTTAACATCACAGAAGAAGTGATGGATATGGTTGGAACCACAGAAGTTTAAGTGAGAGGTCATTACTGAGTGCAGCAGGGCATGGAAAAAACCAATGATCCAGACAGCGACAGCCATCTGGATACAGACTTGATGGTTCATGATAAGAgtataatgaagtggtttgcagATAGCTACAAAGCGGTCAAAGCCCATTACAGCCAGCAACATGGACTCTGTGCTGCCCAGGAAGTGGAAGAAATGAAGCTGGCTTATGCATCCTAAGAAAGAAATTGTTTTGTGGGTAGACAGGAAGTTCCCCAGCATCTTTGGCAGAGTCACTGTGGAGTAGCAGATATCCAGACATGACAGGTTTCCCAGGAAAAAGTACGTAGGAGAATGCAGTCTTGAATCAGAGATGACAACCATCAGGATAGCTCCATTTCCAGCCAAGCTGACAATGTAAGTTGCAAGGAAAACCACAAAGAGGACAggctgcagtacttggatgtctGTCACTCCCAGGAGGAGAAATTCAGTGACTGAGGTTTGATTCAGCAtcacttgaaagaaaagaaaaaataacatatgGAATGCTATCTCTGATGGGAACCAGTTTCCCGCAGCTGAGGATTTTCCCATCTAGACAATAATATTTTGAGGTAGAGCGGTGGTGTTTTAAATAGTCTGAGCAGCACAGATTCTACAATATTTGGACCACTAGATTATTAATTATTAACATTATATGCCATTTATGGACTGATACTCAaacactttgttttttatttgacatatcttttcaaatatatatatatatacatcttttcaagaaaaaatcttttcttttttccatggaTTTAGAGCAAATTGCCAGCCTACCATCTTTTCTGATAAAGACCTGTCTTTTATCATCGTAAGATCTAACAGAGGGTAAATTGTTAAGCTCTCAGCCACACTACTGTCTCTTGACTTAGTACAAAATCATTTGAAGGGTTTTTAACCTAAGAAACATTGACAGTGAGGGAATAATAAGAGCTATAAAGAACTCTCAATGGAGGTGTAAACATTAGAGTGCTTGCTGTTAAAAGGAATCATTCAATATTTGGGAAACTCATGAAAGGAGAAGACAAAGATATGATGTGACTAGAATAAAAAAGTGAATTTAGTAGGGAACATTTCTAGAAATCCCATGAGATTATCACCTTTAAATGTAGTGAGAATTTTGAGAAATTATTTAATGTTAATACACGTTTATCGAAGGCTGGCTTTAAGGAATTAAGAGTAACTTTCCTTGATAGccatgtatatattgtatatggtTAAACTTAATCATTCTTGCTTATGATACACATATGCCGAGCACTGCTTCTGGTTCTCTacttacaaaacaaaactgtatcaAAAGTTCACTTGGGGTAAAAAACTTTTTcctaacagttaaaaaaaagagcaatcaGACTTTCTgtactaaatatttatttcactgcaTCTTGAATATTTATCAACTAtatatttactttgaaaaatatctaGAGATATGGCAAAAAAAATGTAGCTAGTAAAAAGTCTTCATAATCCACAAACACAATATCCATCATAAGATAGGAATTCAGCTCTAAATCCTTGGCATGTAAATTTAATACAGGCAGGAAGACAGAGAAGATGGGCAACTCTCCAGCCTGTCTCCTGGTTCATTCTCCTACCTGATTGACTGTTCAAATCCACAGTTAAGAAGGCATCTCAGGTTGACATTCCTGAAAAGTAAAtagtagaaaaaattttaaatgaatagagTAGAAAAGTGTTTGACATGATAGTTTATATTGGAATTACAGTATAAGATCTTCATCATCCAAAacctctttttttctaaaattttgccTGTCTTTCATGATCCATAGATCTTCAGATACACAAACCTTGTGAGAGAGTGTCCCTGGGGTTTGGGAGGATTATTGAAAGAATAAACAAGTTACCTTTCTATACCTGCAATATAAGAAAATTCTCCTTGAAGGATTCCTATCTTGAGTTCCATTTTTTTCATTGgtcctgttttctttccttattatgtTTCTTTCCCAGTTTCAGAACCATAGTCAGTACAGTTTCAAGAGCCTCAGGAATTCTTAAATTACCTTTCATTTCCTGGGACAGAGAGATGGATATACTTTCTcatcttggggacttccctggaaaaaCTTTGTATAAAATGGTAGGAAATTGGGCAATGACAGTTAAGGTTGAATGAGGGCCAGTCATATCCCATGGATCCATACAGAAAGatgattatcttttaaatattctacTAATTTTTTACTGTGGTtctatggaaaacaaaaaaaagaaagaggaagaagtagTATTGCTTTTGTTCTTTCTAAATCTGACTCTTCACAGTTAGtaatactgttaaaatattttctttaattttggaatccccaaaattcatatttcTCTCTATGAGAATGAGACTTGTCTCTCCAAAGTATCTTCGCTTCTTGCTGTATcatttgtgttcagttgctcaagtcATGTCTGGCCCTTTAGGCCCCAATGGACCCAGcagtctcctctgtgcatgggattttcccagcaagaacactggagtgggttgtcatgcccttctccaggggtctacCTGACCTAGGGCTCAACCCTgcctttcctgcattgcaggcagtttccttacctgctgggccattggggaagccctgctGTATCTTTGGTGCAAAGTAATTGCGGTTTTTGCATTGT
Proteins encoded in this window:
- the LOC133235893 gene encoding olfactory receptor 12D1-like; translation: MLNQTSVTEFLLLGVTDIQVLQPVLFVVFLATYIVSLAGNGAILMVVISDSRLHSPTYFFLGNLSCLDICYSTVTLPKMLGNFLSTHKTISFLGCISQLHFFHFLGSTESMLLAVMGFDRFVAICKPLHYTLIMNHQVCIQMAVAVWIIGFFHALLHSVMTSHLNFCGSNHIHHFFCDVKPLLELACGTVKLNVWLLNTVTGTTAMGSFFLTFLSYFCIIIYLFFKTHSCSMLHKALSTCASHSLVVVLFFVPGVFVYIHPASSSSVDQDQIIAIMYSVVTPVLNPLIYIL